A window from Cryobacterium sp. SO1 encodes these proteins:
- the secF gene encoding protein translocase subunit SecF — protein MASFNQFGNDLHTGKLSYNIVGRRKVWYSVAAVMILIAILGPVLRGGFTFGIEFTGGSEFVLSEISTDDQDAAATAVTGVVPEAVPKVSVVGSDSIRVQTDQLSDTESREVRAALASAYSVDAAQVTSSFIGPSWGQDITGSAIRALLTFLVLAGTVMALYFRTWKMAAAAMVALLHDLVITAGFYGLTGFEITPAAVIGFLTILGYSLYDTVVVFDKIRENTAEDGPDSRRTFADSVNLAVNQTLVRSINTSIVAVLPVASILVIGAFVLGAGTLQDISLALLIGMLVGTYSTIFIAAPLYAQLRENEPEIRKRDKKAVALKAKASGTAPAAGAEATHADVPA, from the coding sequence ATGGCTAGTTTCAACCAGTTCGGTAACGATCTGCACACCGGCAAGTTGTCCTACAACATCGTCGGACGCCGCAAAGTCTGGTACTCGGTCGCGGCCGTCATGATCCTGATCGCGATCCTCGGCCCCGTCCTGCGCGGCGGCTTCACTTTCGGCATCGAGTTCACCGGCGGCTCCGAATTCGTGCTCTCCGAGATTTCCACCGATGACCAGGACGCCGCGGCCACAGCCGTCACCGGAGTCGTTCCCGAGGCAGTGCCGAAGGTTTCCGTCGTCGGTAGCGACAGCATCCGGGTGCAGACCGATCAGCTCAGCGACACCGAGAGCCGGGAAGTGCGGGCCGCTCTGGCCTCCGCGTACAGCGTCGACGCCGCCCAGGTGACGTCCTCGTTCATCGGCCCGTCCTGGGGCCAGGACATCACCGGGTCCGCCATCCGCGCCCTGCTCACCTTCCTGGTGCTCGCCGGCACCGTGATGGCCCTGTACTTCCGCACCTGGAAGATGGCCGCCGCCGCCATGGTCGCGCTGTTGCACGACCTTGTCATCACCGCGGGTTTCTACGGACTCACCGGCTTCGAGATCACCCCGGCGGCCGTGATCGGGTTCCTCACGATCCTCGGCTACTCGCTCTATGACACCGTTGTGGTGTTCGACAAGATTCGTGAGAACACCGCAGAGGACGGACCGGATTCCCGGCGCACATTCGCTGACTCGGTCAACCTCGCGGTCAACCAGACCCTGGTGCGCTCGATCAACACGTCGATCGTCGCCGTGCTCCCGGTTGCATCGATCCTGGTCATCGGCGCGTTCGTGCTCGGTGCCGGAACCCTGCAGGACATCTCCCTGGCGCTGCTCATCGGCATGCTGGTGGGCACCTACTCCACGATCTTCATCGCCGCTCCCCTGTACGCTCAGCTGCGGGAGAACGAACCGGAGATTCGCAAGCGCGACAAGAAGGCTGTGGCGCTGAAGGCCAAGGCCTCCGGAACCGCACCGGCCGCCGGGGCCGAGGCGACCCACGCGGACGTTCCCGCGTGA
- the secD gene encoding protein translocase subunit SecD: protein MAKSSPTKKAWRSLTWLGVIIVGLIALNGAGVLTGGGSWTPKLALDLEGGTQIILAPKLESGQTVSSEQLNQAVSIIRQRIDSAGVSESEINTQGGQNIVVSIPGTPDDATLNRIESSAKLEFRPVLVASAPTDASVGADGSTETPTDGATAPAGDAPAGDATATDAAADPAAETPAVAPTDASDLNNITPALQAQFETFQCSDIDTSNVAPADQPLITCETDGTVKYILGPVEVSGENISDATNGQVTTQSGATTGDWAVNIVFDGTGTKDFAAVTTRLSGLTGAQNQFAIVLDGSVISAPRTNAVITDGKPQITGSFDQDTSKALADQLKFGALPISFTVQSQDTISATLGSTQLQSGLIAGLIGLILVVLYSLAQYRLLGLVTVASLAVAGVITYFLITLLSWREGYRLSLAGVAGLIVAIGITADSFIVYFERVRDELRDGRGLVSSVESGWRRAIRTIIASDTVNFLAAAVLFILAVGNVRGFALTLGLTTLVDLLVVALFTHPVLQLLARTKFFGDGHKLSGLDPRALGAVYRGRAQFRPSAEVASGKATSASKEAAKRQTIAERKAAELVGTGSTKSTDGKDS, encoded by the coding sequence GTGGCTAAGTCGTCTCCGACCAAGAAGGCCTGGCGCTCCCTGACCTGGCTTGGCGTGATCATCGTCGGTCTGATCGCTCTCAACGGGGCGGGGGTGCTGACTGGCGGAGGTTCGTGGACACCGAAGCTCGCCCTCGACCTCGAGGGCGGTACCCAGATCATCCTGGCGCCCAAGCTCGAGTCCGGCCAGACCGTCTCCTCGGAGCAGCTGAACCAGGCCGTGTCGATCATTCGCCAGCGCATCGACTCCGCCGGCGTGTCCGAGTCTGAGATCAACACCCAGGGTGGACAGAACATCGTCGTCTCCATCCCCGGCACGCCGGACGACGCCACCCTGAACCGGATCGAATCGTCGGCCAAGCTCGAATTCCGTCCGGTCCTCGTTGCCTCAGCGCCCACCGACGCCAGTGTCGGGGCCGACGGTTCTACGGAGACTCCCACCGACGGTGCCACGGCTCCGGCCGGCGACGCGCCGGCCGGCGACGCGACCGCAACGGATGCCGCGGCAGACCCGGCTGCGGAAACGCCGGCCGTCGCCCCGACCGACGCGAGCGACCTGAACAACATCACACCCGCCCTACAGGCCCAGTTCGAGACGTTCCAGTGCAGCGACATCGACACCAGCAACGTGGCGCCCGCCGACCAACCGTTGATCACCTGCGAGACGGACGGAACGGTCAAGTACATCCTCGGACCGGTCGAGGTCAGCGGCGAGAACATCTCCGACGCCACCAACGGTCAGGTCACCACCCAGAGCGGCGCGACCACAGGCGACTGGGCGGTGAACATCGTCTTCGACGGCACCGGTACCAAGGACTTCGCGGCTGTCACTACTCGACTGAGCGGCCTGACGGGCGCACAGAACCAGTTCGCCATCGTCCTCGACGGCAGCGTCATCTCCGCCCCGCGCACCAATGCGGTCATCACCGACGGCAAGCCGCAGATCACCGGTTCGTTCGACCAGGACACCTCCAAGGCCCTCGCCGATCAGCTCAAGTTCGGCGCCCTGCCGATCAGCTTCACCGTGCAGAGCCAGGACACCATCTCCGCGACCCTCGGGTCCACGCAGCTGCAGAGCGGCCTGATCGCGGGCCTGATCGGCCTGATCCTCGTCGTGCTGTACTCCTTGGCGCAGTACCGGCTCCTCGGGCTGGTGACGGTGGCCTCGCTTGCCGTCGCGGGTGTGATCACCTACTTCCTGATCACCTTGCTGTCCTGGCGGGAGGGCTACCGGCTCTCGTTGGCCGGCGTGGCCGGTTTGATCGTGGCCATCGGCATCACCGCTGACTCCTTCATCGTGTACTTCGAGCGGGTGCGCGACGAGCTGCGTGACGGCAGGGGACTGGTGTCGTCGGTTGAGTCCGGATGGCGCCGCGCCATCCGCACCATCATCGCCTCCGACACGGTCAACTTTCTCGCCGCGGCCGTCTTGTTCATCCTGGCCGTCGGCAACGTGCGTGGTTTCGCCCTGACCCTGGGACTGACCACCCTGGTCGACCTTCTGGTCGTGGCGTTGTTCACCCACCCGGTGCTGCAGCTACTCGCCCGCACCAAGTTCTTCGGTGACGGGCACAAGCTCAGCGGGCTTGACCCGCGGGCCCTCGGCGCGGTCTATCGCGGCCGTGCCCAGTTCCGGCCCTCCGCAGAGGTGGCATCAGGCAAGGCCACCTCCGCCAGCAAGGAGGCCGCGAAGCGTCAGACCATCGCCGAACGCAAGGCGGCTGAGCTCGTCGGGACCGGCTCCACCAAGTCGACCGACGGGAAGGATTCCTAA
- the yajC gene encoding preprotein translocase subunit YajC, which produces MLAVLALLVFFMFRNGRKRQKDTLALQSKMVAGADVMTNFGLYGTIVSIDEEENKVALEIAPGTVVQIHRQTIARVVEPTVVGDDVVLDESVDRDAGTPSVTAEPEFGQRTAFEPTTEQAETDNNTEPKKGDA; this is translated from the coding sequence ATGCTCGCCGTTCTGGCGCTGCTCGTGTTCTTCATGTTTCGCAACGGCCGCAAGCGCCAGAAGGACACCTTGGCCCTGCAGTCGAAGATGGTGGCCGGCGCAGACGTGATGACCAACTTCGGCCTCTACGGCACCATTGTGTCGATCGATGAGGAAGAGAACAAGGTCGCTCTCGAGATCGCACCCGGCACCGTCGTGCAGATCCACCGTCAGACCATCGCGCGCGTCGTCGAGCCCACCGTCGTCGGTGACGACGTCGTCCTTGACGAGTCCGTCGACCGCGACGCCGGCACTCCGTCCGTCACTGCTGAGCCCGAGTTCGGCCAGCGCACCGCGTTCGAGCCGACGACCGAGCAGGCCGAGACAGACAACAACACCGAACCCAAAAAGGGCGACGCGTAA
- the ruvB gene encoding Holliday junction branch migration DNA helicase RuvB, which translates to MTQDPGVELTNPALEGDAELAFEGALRPKSLTEFVGQQKVRGQLQLLLTAASMQQRTPDHILLAGPPGLGKTTLAMIIAYEGNRPLRMSSGPAIQHAGDLAAVLSSLVPGEVLFIDEIHRMARSAEEMLYLAMEDFRIDIMVGKGAGATSVPLDLAPFTLVGATTRSGMLPNPLRDRFGFTAHLEFYADAELELVLVRAARLLGLAIEREAIAEIAGRCRGTPRIANRLLRRVRDYALVHGGDADLAAVHAALELYDVDEIGLDRLDREVMNIVLTRFGGGPVGLNTLAVSVGEEPETIESVVEPFLVRIGFLTRTPRGRVATASAWRHFGLRNPQAALTLDVL; encoded by the coding sequence ATGACCCAGGATCCCGGCGTCGAACTGACCAACCCGGCGCTCGAGGGCGATGCGGAACTGGCCTTCGAGGGCGCCCTGCGCCCGAAGAGCCTCACCGAGTTCGTCGGCCAGCAGAAGGTGCGCGGCCAGCTCCAGCTACTGCTCACCGCGGCGTCCATGCAACAGCGCACCCCCGACCACATCCTTCTGGCCGGCCCACCCGGCCTGGGCAAGACCACCCTCGCGATGATCATCGCCTACGAGGGCAACCGGCCGCTGCGGATGTCAAGCGGCCCGGCCATCCAACACGCCGGGGACCTGGCCGCCGTGTTGTCTTCCCTCGTGCCGGGCGAGGTGCTGTTCATCGACGAGATCCACCGCATGGCCCGATCCGCCGAGGAGATGCTCTACCTGGCGATGGAAGACTTCAGGATCGACATCATGGTGGGCAAGGGCGCCGGCGCCACCTCGGTGCCGCTGGACCTAGCCCCGTTCACCCTGGTCGGTGCCACCACCCGCTCCGGCATGCTGCCCAACCCGCTGCGGGACCGGTTCGGGTTCACGGCCCACCTGGAGTTCTACGCCGACGCCGAACTCGAATTGGTGCTCGTGCGCGCCGCACGCCTGCTGGGCCTGGCGATCGAGCGGGAGGCCATCGCGGAGATCGCCGGGCGGTGCCGGGGAACACCGCGCATCGCGAACCGGCTGCTCCGCCGGGTGCGCGACTACGCTCTCGTGCACGGTGGCGACGCCGACCTGGCTGCCGTTCATGCGGCTCTTGAACTGTACGACGTCGACGAAATCGGCCTGGACAGGCTCGACCGTGAGGTCATGAACATCGTCCTGACCCGTTTTGGGGGTGGACCGGTCGGCCTGAACACACTGGCCGTGTCGGTGGGCGAGGAGCCCGAAACCATCGAATCGGTCGTCGAGCCCTTCCTGGTACGGATAGGCTTCCTCACACGTACCCCGCGAGGGCGGGTTGCCACTGCCTCAGCGTGGCGGCATTTCGGTTTGAGGAATCCTCAGGCTGCGCTCACCTTGGATGTTCTATAA
- the ruvA gene encoding Holliday junction branch migration protein RuvA, protein MISSVRGPVLSALGTTVVIEVGGVGLALQVTPSTALAARIGTESRLSTTLIVREDSLTLYGFPSAEELAVFELLVGVTGVGPKSALGVLAVLTPKQIAQAVATDDDAAFRKVSGVGPKTAKLIVLSLVGKIAVTAPAGPAGRAGSATSTVSASVQTALIGLGWSERVAAQAVDEILAGSTAEFDAEAAGVAAVLRLALARLGPAQHAGSATAGTTQTAERR, encoded by the coding sequence GTGATCTCTTCAGTGCGCGGCCCAGTCCTTTCAGCCCTGGGCACAACGGTGGTGATCGAGGTCGGGGGAGTCGGACTTGCCCTGCAGGTGACGCCGTCCACGGCCCTGGCCGCCAGAATCGGCACCGAATCCCGGCTGTCGACCACGCTCATCGTGCGCGAAGACTCCCTCACGCTCTACGGCTTCCCCAGTGCGGAAGAACTCGCGGTGTTCGAGCTGCTCGTCGGTGTGACGGGCGTCGGCCCCAAATCCGCTCTCGGTGTGCTCGCTGTCCTCACGCCCAAACAGATCGCCCAGGCGGTGGCCACGGATGACGATGCCGCGTTCCGAAAGGTCAGCGGCGTCGGCCCCAAGACCGCCAAGCTCATCGTGCTCTCGCTCGTGGGCAAGATCGCCGTCACCGCCCCGGCGGGCCCGGCCGGTCGTGCCGGCTCAGCCACGAGCACAGTGAGCGCCAGCGTGCAGACGGCCCTGATCGGCCTCGGCTGGTCCGAGCGGGTCGCCGCGCAGGCCGTCGACGAAATCCTGGCCGGCAGCACCGCAGAGTTCGATGCTGAGGCCGCCGGCGTGGCCGCGGTATTGCGCCTGGCGCTCGCCCGGCTCGGTCCCGCCCAGCACGCCGGTAGCGCAACCGCCGGCACCACCCAGACCGCGGAGCGCCGCTGA
- the ruvC gene encoding crossover junction endodeoxyribonuclease RuvC, which yields MTVRVLGIDPGLTRCGVGIVDVAANRSATLVDVQVLRSSPALPLERRLLLISEGLEELLDRHQPHVVAIERVFAQQNVSTVMGTAQISGVALMLAAKRGLTVTLHTPSEVKAAITGYGSADKKQVGTMVARVLGLAEIPKPADAADALALAICHAWRTGAAGGVLPTTGAVKAGSRSTPALAPGALTPAQKAWRDAERGNAPGSAAAASAAHRRLAR from the coding sequence ATGACGGTCAGGGTGCTGGGCATCGACCCCGGCCTGACCCGCTGCGGCGTCGGCATCGTCGACGTCGCAGCCAATCGGTCGGCCACGCTGGTCGACGTTCAGGTGTTGCGCAGTTCTCCTGCCCTGCCCCTCGAACGCCGCCTCCTGCTGATCAGCGAGGGGCTCGAGGAGCTCCTTGACAGGCACCAGCCGCACGTCGTCGCCATCGAGCGCGTCTTCGCGCAGCAGAATGTCAGCACGGTGATGGGAACCGCCCAGATCAGCGGGGTGGCCCTGATGCTTGCCGCCAAGCGCGGGTTGACCGTCACGCTGCACACGCCCAGCGAGGTCAAGGCCGCCATCACGGGGTACGGGTCTGCCGACAAGAAGCAGGTCGGAACCATGGTCGCCCGGGTGCTTGGGCTGGCCGAGATCCCGAAACCGGCGGACGCCGCCGACGCCCTCGCCCTGGCCATCTGCCACGCATGGCGCACCGGCGCCGCCGGCGGGGTCCTTCCCACCACCGGCGCGGTGAAAGCGGGCAGCCGGTCCACCCCGGCCCTGGCTCCCGGTGCGCTGACCCCGGCCCAGAAGGCCTGGCGCGATGCTGAGCGCGGCAACGCGCCGGGGTCGGCGGCCGCAGCGTCGGCGGCGCACCGTAGGCTTGCCAGGTGA
- a CDS encoding YebC/PmpR family DNA-binding transcriptional regulator, producing the protein MSGHSKWATTKHQKAVTDSRRAKAFAKLIKNIEVAARMGGADLSGNPTLVDAIQKAKKTSVPNDNIDRAVKRGAGLSGEAVDYTTIMYEGYAANGVAIMIECLTDNKNRAAAEVRTTVSRNGGNMADPGSVAYNFHRKGIVVVSKGDDVTEDDVLAAVLDAGAEEVVDDGDKFEVFSEAHDLVATRTALQTAGIDYDSADIAFVPQLKIEVDAETARKVFRLIDALEELDDVQNIYSNYDVSAEVQAELEADSE; encoded by the coding sequence ATGTCCGGGCATTCCAAGTGGGCGACCACCAAGCACCAGAAGGCCGTGACCGACTCGCGTCGGGCCAAGGCATTCGCCAAGCTGATCAAGAACATCGAGGTCGCTGCCCGCATGGGCGGTGCCGACCTGTCCGGGAACCCGACGCTGGTCGACGCCATCCAGAAGGCCAAGAAGACCTCGGTCCCCAACGACAACATCGACCGCGCCGTCAAGCGCGGCGCCGGCCTGTCCGGTGAAGCCGTCGACTACACGACGATCATGTACGAGGGCTACGCCGCAAACGGTGTCGCCATCATGATCGAGTGCCTCACCGACAACAAGAACCGCGCAGCGGCCGAAGTGCGCACCACGGTCAGCCGCAACGGCGGCAACATGGCCGACCCGGGCAGCGTCGCCTACAACTTCCACCGCAAGGGCATCGTCGTGGTCTCCAAGGGAGACGACGTCACCGAAGACGACGTTCTCGCTGCAGTGCTCGACGCCGGAGCCGAAGAGGTCGTCGACGACGGCGACAAGTTCGAGGTGTTCAGCGAGGCGCACGACCTGGTGGCCACCCGCACCGCCCTGCAGACGGCCGGAATCGACTACGACTCCGCTGACATCGCCTTCGTGCCGCAGCTCAAGATCGAGGTCGACGCCGAGACCGCCCGCAAGGTGTTCAGGCTCATCGACGCCCTCGAAGAGCTCGACGACGTGCAGAACATCTACAGCAACTACGACGTCTCGGCCGAGGTCCAGGCCGAGCTCGAAGCAGACAGCGAATAA
- a CDS encoding DUF1697 domain-containing protein, with translation MTRYIALLRGINVGGINIRMAELAETVQSLGHSAVTTVLASGNAVLESSETDAAAVKSGLERALSERFGYEAWVVLVPWQRLTDTVADYPFEDRVDWHSYVLFGSEPASIDDLLAAAPELDPNDERVRRGTDVLYWQVRRAVGIKSPFSVLAGRARFKSTTTTRNVRTLRKILAVP, from the coding sequence ATGACCCGCTATATCGCCCTGCTGCGCGGCATCAACGTCGGTGGCATCAACATCCGCATGGCCGAGCTCGCCGAGACCGTGCAGAGCCTCGGCCACAGCGCGGTGACGACAGTCCTCGCCAGCGGAAACGCTGTCCTGGAGTCCTCCGAGACGGATGCCGCCGCCGTCAAGTCCGGCCTGGAACGCGCGCTCTCCGAACGGTTCGGCTACGAGGCCTGGGTGGTGCTCGTGCCCTGGCAACGACTAACCGACACCGTCGCCGACTACCCATTCGAGGATCGCGTCGACTGGCACTCGTACGTGCTGTTCGGCTCGGAGCCGGCGAGCATCGATGACCTGCTCGCGGCCGCACCGGAGCTGGATCCGAACGATGAGCGGGTGCGACGGGGCACTGACGTCCTCTACTGGCAGGTGCGACGTGCGGTAGGTATCAAGAGTCCCTTCAGCGTTCTGGCGGGTAGGGCCCGTTTCAAATCCACCACCACCACCCGCAATGTGCGGACGCTTCGGAAGATTCTGGCTGTACCCTGA
- the pdxT gene encoding pyridoxal 5'-phosphate synthase glutaminase subunit PdxT yields the protein MTVGVLALQGDFREHATVLRSLGSDVVLVRRPEELAGVNGLVIPGGESSVMDKLTRMFGLAEPLRAAVAAGLPVYGTCAGLIMLADTVLDGINGQQSIGGLDISVRRNAFGSQTASFETDLDVPVLGGPPVHAVFIRAPVVESVGPNATALATVADGRCVAVEQGNLIGTSFHPEITGEHRFHEYFLQKVRSAGFPS from the coding sequence ATGACCGTTGGAGTACTCGCCCTGCAGGGCGACTTTCGCGAGCATGCCACCGTGCTGCGCTCCCTCGGCAGCGACGTGGTGCTCGTGCGCCGGCCGGAGGAACTGGCCGGCGTCAACGGTCTGGTGATCCCGGGCGGCGAGTCCAGCGTCATGGACAAGCTGACCCGCATGTTCGGCCTGGCCGAACCACTGCGGGCAGCCGTCGCGGCCGGACTGCCGGTCTACGGCACCTGCGCCGGCCTGATCATGCTGGCCGACACCGTTCTCGATGGCATCAACGGCCAGCAGAGCATCGGCGGACTGGACATCAGCGTACGCCGCAACGCGTTCGGCTCCCAGACCGCGTCATTCGAGACCGACCTCGACGTTCCCGTCCTGGGCGGGCCCCCGGTGCATGCGGTGTTCATCAGGGCCCCGGTCGTCGAGAGTGTCGGACCGAACGCGACGGCCCTCGCCACGGTCGCCGACGGACGCTGCGTCGCGGTGGAACAGGGCAACCTGATCGGCACGTCCTTCCACCCCGAGATCACCGGGGAACACCGGTTCCACGAGTACTTCCTGCAGAAGGTCCGGAGCGCCGGCTTCCCGTCGTGA
- the pdxS gene encoding pyridoxal 5'-phosphate synthase lyase subunit PdxS has protein sequence MTDTTSTEQFGSSRVKRGLAEMLKGGVIMDVVNAEQARIAEDAGAVAVMALERVPADIRSQGGVARMSDPDLIDSIIAEVSIPVMAKARIGHFVEAQVLQALEVDYIDESEVLSPADYVNHIDKWNFTVPFVCGATNLGEALRRITEGAAMIRSKGEAGTGDVSEATKHIRTIKGEIARLSSLTRDELYVAAKELQAPYELVAEIAATGKLPVVLFTAGGVATPADAAMMMQLGADGVFVGSGIFKSGNPQERANAIVKAVAFYDDAKVIADVSRGLGEAMVGINVADLPAPHRLSERGW, from the coding sequence ATGACTGACACTACTTCCACCGAGCAGTTCGGCTCGAGCCGCGTCAAGCGCGGACTCGCTGAGATGCTGAAGGGCGGCGTCATTATGGACGTCGTCAACGCCGAGCAGGCCCGGATCGCCGAAGACGCCGGCGCCGTCGCCGTCATGGCTCTCGAGCGCGTCCCGGCCGACATCCGCTCGCAGGGGGGTGTCGCCCGCATGAGCGACCCCGACCTGATCGACAGCATCATCGCCGAGGTCTCCATTCCGGTGATGGCCAAGGCCCGCATCGGCCACTTCGTCGAGGCCCAGGTGTTGCAGGCCCTCGAGGTCGACTACATCGACGAATCCGAGGTGCTCAGCCCCGCCGACTACGTGAACCACATCGACAAGTGGAACTTCACGGTGCCGTTCGTTTGCGGTGCGACCAACCTGGGCGAGGCGCTGCGTCGCATCACCGAGGGCGCCGCGATGATCCGCTCCAAGGGCGAGGCCGGCACCGGCGACGTCTCAGAGGCCACCAAACACATCCGCACCATCAAGGGTGAGATCGCCCGGCTCTCGTCGCTCACCAGGGACGAGCTGTACGTGGCCGCCAAGGAACTGCAGGCGCCGTACGAACTGGTCGCCGAGATCGCCGCGACCGGCAAGCTGCCCGTCGTGCTCTTCACCGCGGGCGGCGTGGCCACCCCGGCCGACGCGGCCATGATGATGCAGCTCGGCGCCGACGGTGTCTTTGTGGGCTCGGGCATCTTCAAGTCCGGCAACCCGCAGGAACGCGCCAACGCAATCGTCAAGGCCGTCGCGTTCTACGACGACGCCAAGGTCATCGCGGATGTCTCCCGCGGCCTCGGCGAAGCCATGGTCGGCATCAACGTGGCCGACCTCCCCGCCCCGCACCGCCTCTCCGAGCGCGGCTGGTAA
- a CDS encoding HIT domain-containing protein, with translation MTDATPAVPDTGGPLDTPWDRLSGSPQDFTDGVQVEHSGDFAAVPDAFQRLWTPHRMVYIQGGQQPHPDDCPFCIAPSMDDEKALIVARGTYAYVLLNLFPYNSGHLLVCPYRHVATYDEATPEEVAEIGSLTQVAMRVLRATSGCDGFNLGMNQGRIAGAGIAEHLHQHIVPRWALDSNFFPIIAGTKAIPQLLGDVRRSVADGWPVGES, from the coding sequence ATGACCGATGCCACTCCGGCAGTCCCAGACACCGGCGGTCCGCTGGACACCCCCTGGGACCGTTTGTCCGGCAGTCCGCAGGACTTCACCGATGGGGTCCAGGTGGAGCACTCCGGCGACTTCGCCGCCGTACCGGATGCCTTCCAGCGACTGTGGACCCCGCACCGCATGGTCTACATCCAGGGCGGCCAGCAGCCGCATCCCGATGACTGCCCGTTCTGCATCGCACCGTCGATGGACGACGAGAAGGCACTCATCGTGGCGCGCGGCACGTACGCCTACGTTCTGCTGAACCTGTTTCCGTACAACAGCGGCCACCTGCTGGTCTGCCCGTACCGGCATGTTGCGACGTACGACGAGGCCACCCCCGAGGAGGTCGCCGAAATCGGTAGCCTGACCCAGGTGGCCATGCGCGTGCTCAGGGCCACCTCCGGGTGCGACGGGTTCAACCTGGGGATGAACCAGGGTCGGATCGCGGGCGCCGGCATCGCCGAGCACCTGCACCAGCACATCGTTCCGCGGTGGGCGCTGGACTCGAACTTCTTCCCGATCATCGCCGGCACCAAGGCCATTCCGCAGCTTCTGGGTGACGTGCGCCGCTCCGTGGCGGACGGCTGGCCGGTCGGGGAATCCTGA